Part of the Saimiri boliviensis isolate mSaiBol1 chromosome 21, mSaiBol1.pri, whole genome shotgun sequence genome is shown below.
TTAGCATGCTGATGCCCCCCACGTATTCCAGCTGGAGGATGTCACAGTCCAGCTCCTGGTCATTTGCTGCGAGGAAGTTCCCCTTGGTTTGCATCATGGGAACCTTGACCACCTGTTGTTCATTAAGCCGGAAGTTGTGGTTGTGTGTCATTTCCACTGGGAATTTATTCACCCAGGATCCTGTAAAGGCCACAAGAAGAGGCTATTATGCGAAGGTTCCTTTAGGGAAATGGTCTCACTCTTGAGAGTGAATCCGAGTCCCCTGCAAGTGTCATTCAGATAGCCTGCAGGGCCCACCCCTCAGTCTCTTGATTCCTGAGGTCTGGTTCGGgctgaaatttgcatttctaacaagagAGGTTAGAAATGAAGTGGAATGGTTTCTGGGTTAGGATCTGATGCAGACTAGTTGTGTGACCATGATAAGACACCTAACTTGCCTcacttctatttcttcatctgtcacaTCTGTCAAGTGAGTAACTTTGGGCTCCTttcagcttttattattattacctttttttggagacacagtcttgctgtgtcatgcaggctggagtgcagtgataccatcatagctcactgcagcctcacactcctggctcaagggatcctcctgtctcagcctcccttcccagtagcttggactacaagcatgtgccacacgtgactaatttttcttttttctttctttctttctttctttattttttgagacagtgtttcccttttgttgcccaggctggagcgcaatgatgcaatcttgactcactgcaacttctgcctcctgggttcaagcgattcttctgtctcagcctcccaagtagttgggattacaggcatgcaccaccacacccagctaactttgtatttttagtagagatggggttttaccatgttggtcaggctggtctcgaatttctgacctcaagtgatccacctgcctcagcctcccaaagtgctgggattacaagcatgagccaccacacctggcctaatttttctttttttctttttttttttttttttttttacttgtagaTGGGGTATTgctgtgttacctaggctgatctcaaaccttaggccttaagcaatcctcctgcctcagcctccgaaagcaCTCAAACTACAGGCATGATTCACCCTGCCAACCTTAGCTCTGTCTTGATGGCCTTCATCCCTCACACTGTGATTCGGTAGTGACTAGCAGGACACGTGCATGATGCCATGTTGCCCTTAGGATCACCACTGTAGATACGGGGACAATGTTGTGTATCCAGGAATAAGCCCATGTCTATTTTAACTCTAAGATATGAATAACTAATAGTGATGGATGACCAGTAGTTGAGAACTGGCCGTGTACCaggcattcttctcagcaccttTCCTATATTATCTCATTTCCGCTCCTAGCAACATGCaagttttgtgctttttgttatttccacattttaaataTGAGGAAACAGAGTCACAAAGAAGtgaagtaacttgttcaaggtttCTAGCTGGTGGGTAGAACAGCCAGGATGAGATGAGTAGGAGGTGTCTTGGAGGTTTAAGTACCAGAcagctcctgcctgcctctgagTGAAGCTCGATTCCCTTCTCTCTAAGTCTGCCTCACCCATTGTTTCTCAACCTCAGCGTTTTTGACGTTTGGGCCAGATAAGAGTCGGTGGTGGTACGGGCTGCCCTGTGCATGGTACAGTGTTTAGCAACATCCCCAGCCTCTCCCTTCTAGATACTATTAATGCTTACCCCAACCTCCCAGGTTGTGACAACCACAGGTGTCTTCAGACCTTTGCCCTTGGGGACAAAATTGCCCTGTCAGGAATCACAgccctttccaatttggatggaGCTGTCCCGTGTCTCCTGGAATTCTTTCCTTCCACCTTCCTCCTGAGAGCCTACCTCTGTGGTTTATTGTGCTTTACAAAGTGATTAGCACATTCAAAATTAGCAACAAAATTAGTAATGGAGATTATTCCATATGAAattaagtgaaattaaaattACACTTCTAGACACTCTTCCCCTTTGAGAAGCATCCCTGAACGATTGGGTGCTCCTAGCATTTGATCCCTTATGATTCCCAGCATTGAATGACTGTTCTCATATGATGGGGAAAGGAAGCAGAAGTGTTTGCATTTGTGTTACACTGTGGTGTGACATGGGTTACTGTGTTTAGGAGATTGTCAACTGACCGTGCCTGGTCATTTCTCCTCCTCCAGGCATGCAGGGATGGCTCTCTGCTGTATATTTCTCCACCTGTCCCTGAACCCTTGGCCAGGGCTAAGGCAGAGGCTCTTGAGTGTTCTTGGGGGCTCCAACAGACCAGTAGGTTGGAGGACTTTGGTGCTGCCAAATAGGCTTCCGCTAGCCTGTTCTAAAGTCAGTCCTAAACATAGGTTGTTTGCTCacagaagtaaaataaatgttactaACAATATCATATATGCTCCGTATCATACTGTACTAGTATTGTAATCTACAGTTTTATTCCCTTGAATTCGCTGAGCTCTTGCCATGGGCCACACTGTTGCATGACCGATCTCTTATGGTTCTTCCCTCAGCTCTGTCAGAGTAGGTGTTATCTCAGTgataaagataaggaaactgagtcatagAGATGTTGAAtgacttgtctgaggtcacacaaGTGAGAAGTGGTGAAACCAGGACTTAGACTCTTGTTTACTCGATTCCAAAACTTGTACTGATAACCAATAATGAAAAGGATATGTTTATGCATCATATCTATGtaagtctctgtgtgtgtgtctgccacaAGCCTGTTAGAACTCAGCCTTTGATTCCACCCACAGGAGGCCAGGATTGTGCTGTTCTTTGAGGTGgaagcctgggtgtcagagtggcCCTGCTTGACCTATCCAGCAGAATGCCTGCCTTGCAGAGCTTTGGGGGCCTCAGCCAAGGCACAGAGCAGGTGTGTTGACAGGTCCGGAGGGGCTCTAGCTCCCTTTCCCTGAACAGAAGCCAGGAGTGCGGGGGTCTCCTTCCTTCACATCCCTGGGCTGCTGTAAAACCACAGAGGCTAACCTAGCAGAAAGCACTGGCCTCCCAAGTCCTCAGGGACTGCCCCTTGTGGGTACCTGGTAGTCCTTGGTGGCAAAGAGAAGCAGTTTTGTGTCACCGCAATTAGTCCCTGAAGCCAAACCATTCCTCATGTCTCCCGTTCCTCACTCTCAGCTTAGAGAGTAAAGTAGAGGTTTCTTCTGGTCTGGTTCCAGTAAGGGTATTTGAAAAGAGAGGTTTGGCTTTTACATGTATGTTGGGTGTGAGATGACCTCCTTAAAAAGTGCCCTTGTGCCTGCCCAGAACAGTTGCTGGAGAAATAGTAGGTTATTTCTCCATCCCACCTGCCCAATAGTTCAAAAGTATCCTGAAAAGCACTTGTAGGTGTTAATGTCAGCTGCTCAAGCAGGCGCGTTTCTTTAGCCTTTTGTCTATATTCCTGCTTATTGATAAttgggagaggaaaagagaaaattcaaatccAGGCTGACCAGATGCTAAAAcagttttgtattatttattccaGTTTAACAAATTGTTAGTGCTGGTCTGCCTGAATTCAGCTTTGGCTCTGCTCCTTAATAGCTGAGTGCCTTTGGAGcatcattttacttctttttttcctttttttttttgagatggaatcttactcttttgtccaggctgtagcgcagtgtcacagtctcggctcactgcaacctctgccttcaggttcaagcgattctcctgcctcaactttccaagtagctggaactacaggtgtccaccgccatgcccagataatttttgtatttttagtagagctggggtttcaccatgttggccaggctggtcttgaactcctgacctaaagtgatctcccagcctcccaaagtgctgggattataggtatgagccactgtgcctggcccgtccttttaacttctctgtgccttgatggcttcctctgtaaaatggggatgctaATAACAGTGATAACCTCACAAGGCTGTGTTAAAGCAGAGTTGGGGCTCAGTAAATGTCAGCTGCTACTGTCACTTCAGCTTGGCCTTACCTGTCCCTGTTCCAGAGTCAATCTTGTGTCTTATTTTCCTGGATAAATTACAGTTACACTATAGTTCTTGGCATTCAATCTACCCATATACAAAAAGAGTATGTTGTGGGTTTGCTCTGAGAACTGTAAAGGTgcttcttaccttttttttttttttttttttttttttttgagacggaatttcgctcttgttacccaggctggagtgcaatggcgcgatctcggctcaccgcaacctccgcctcctgggttcaggcaattctcctgcctcagcctcctgagtagctgggattacaggcacgcgccaccatgcccagctaatgttttgtatttttagtagagacggggtttcaccatgttgaccaggatggtctcgatctctcgacctcgtgatccacctgcctcagcctcccaaagtgctgggattacaagcttgagccaccgtgcccggccgcttcTTACCTTTGAAGTAGATGCAGTTGAGAATCATCATCTGGGTGGCAGGGTCTATATTCTCCAGAGCATCTTTTATGAGGCCCTTGGTGAGTTTCATGATATGGTTGTTGGTTTTTGATATGAAAACAGGGTCTGAGAAGTTGGCCACCTGGGCCTCAGCAAAGTAATACTCTCTTACTTTAGTTTTGAAGTCAGCCAGTATTGGAAACTGCTTCTGGACATAAAGGTCATTGACTGACCTCAGTGTGTACCCAAAATTCCTCCTGAAGAGGCGATGAGTCAGCTTACGGAAGAGATTATGAATGGTCATGATTTCATACTTGTTGCTAGCATTAACAAagtctttaaaatgcaaaatcgAGTGCACTTGTTCATGGGTCTCTCCCTTCAGACCTAAGGAAATCATACCCATCGCAGTAGAAATGCCAACAGGTGCTATGAAGATGTTATTAAAAGTTTTGACCTGGTCTTTTAGCACTCGGTAGAGGTTGAAAGCAAACTTGGCGTTGAGGATGTTAAGACGCTGGATCCGGCTCTTGCCATGAAAAAGCTGGAGGATGTTCCCAGCACTCGCTTCAGAGTCTGTAGGGGAAACTGACAGACTGTCAATGATGTCAATGTAGTCGTCGTCTTCACTGAGTATCTTCTCCAGGTCCAGATAGTCATCGTCCTCCTCCCCCTCTGGAATCCAGTCGTTGGTGACGGTGTTTTCCTTGTGGAAGTCAGCAGGGAAAAGAGGCGTGCTCTGGTTTTTGTTATTTAACTGCTTCCACTGGAGATCCTCAGGCTGagcagttttctcttctttctcaagcTGATTCAGCAGGCCTTTGCTCCCACCCCACGCAGATGTtatgatgaggaaaatgagaagtGAGTGGAACAAGTGTTTCATTTTGGCAGAGCTAAAGCTGGGAGGGAAAACAGAACACAGTGAAAGGTGGCCTGGCTGATCCACACCCCACTGCAGCGTCCACATGCAGGTTCCCTGTGGCTTTGACTCAGGAAGAGGCCTCACAGCATCAGTTCTTAACTGTTTTAGGATTATGACTTTTAAGAGAATCTGATGTAGATGAACAGACACCTAACCTTTGATGTGAGACTCATAAACCTCATTGAAGGATCTGTGGGCCCCTAGATGAAAATCCCTTCTTTAAAGGTTTGCAAAACTGACCTAGAATTCTGGGAGCTCAGGCATCCCAGGGaggagtttctttttctccagacACCTTGTCCACCACCTCCAGACAGTATTTAGGTACCAGAGACAAAATTCCACCAGGGGCTCGTGTACCAGTCAGGGGACAGATGGGACAGACGTGCAGTAAAGCAAAGGCTCTCAAAATAATGCCGCCAGAGCATATGGGGGTACCGAAGCGAGTGCAGCTCTACCCTGTGTGGTAGGTGTGAGGGTGCCCAGAGAGTCAAGAAAAGTTCACTAAGAGCTGGCCTTGAGTGGGCGCCTGGGGCTGATGACTGGAGAGCACCCGGATAGGATGTGCAGTAGGGGGACTCAGCCATGCCTGTGTGACTCACACTGTTCCACCTTTGCAATGGAGATGCTGTTGAAAAATGTCCATGGGCCAGACTTTCTGGAAACAGATGTTCTAAAGATACTTGAAGTTTGTGTAATCTTTGGGGTTGTTtaatttgttgtttctttgttgttgtagtagttgttttgttgttgttgttgtttgaaatggagtctcactctgttgcccaggctggagtgtagtgtgtCGTAGTGGTGCAAGCTTGGCTTACTGCCAACTTtggcctctcaggctcaagcaattctcgtgcctcagcctcctgagtagctgggactacagggacacaccaccacacctgactaatttttatatttttttcctagtagagacagggttttgacatgtcggccaggctggtctcacgctcctgacctcaggtgatcaacccagctcagcctccctaagtgctgggattacaggcataagccaccaggcctTACCTGGGGTTGTTTAATTTGTGTAAAATTTGGAACCTGTTTAGTGCTGGGACCCCCTCAGGTCATAGTGAGATGATGTGGTGGCAGCCCCAGAAATGATAGGATTTGCTGCGGGTATGCCTTTTTCTGCTTTGTATCTGTTAGACAGTGGCTCCCACTGCTGTCAGGAGCAACTAAATCGTCTATGTTTTAGCTTCTAATACAGGTTTAGAAACAGGTCTGTTTGATGGTAATGTCAGCAAGCTCTTACTCTAGACGCGAGGGGCCCTCCCTTTAAGTAAACAAGGTCAGCATTTAGCACAGAGGCTTTGTCCTAATCCTGTCTTTATCTGTTCCTCCCTGACTCATTCTGAGGAGGATCTGATTTGGCTTATCAAATCTGTTTTGACTGCCAAATCCTTTgtctttctctagcttacttcCTGGTGGTTAACTGCATCCTGGGTAGAAAAGCTTTGATGCTTCCATGTTTTGCCAGGACAGTGGCCATAGGTGTTTATAATGCTGACTCAGACAGGTAATACATGGTCCCAAACTTCTAATCACCCCAGAAAGAACTGCCAGCCAGGTGCCGTGGTTTCagttataatcccaacactttgggaggccaaggcaggaagatcacttgagcccaggagctcaagaccaatgtgggcaacataagaagacttcatctttataaaaattaagtaattagCCTGGTgcgacacatgcctgtggtcccgtctacttaggagactgaggtaggaggatcacatgagcctgggaggtcaaggctgcagtgagccatgatcacaccgctgcactccaacgtggGGAATAGAGTGAGTCCttacctcaaaacaaaaacaaaaacagaaaaaacccaACACTGCCTTTCGTTAAGCTTGTTTTATATCTGCGACCATTTCCTATTAGATAGATATTTGAGGGCCAGAATATCTGCTGCCAGTCGAGGCCAGATAAAAGTTACTGGCTGCTCTGGTTAAGCAAATTCTTAAACTCATTAGGCCTGAAGATGGGGTTAACTGTTCAGATACTCTGCTTGAAATGCTCTCAGTGTGGTTGATGTTGATAATGGCCTCTGTTGGATGCCTGGCACGCTGTATAAGGCACTTTATATAACAGCTTCCTCCACCCAGGATTTTACATATCAGGAGACTGAGCCTTTCATCACTGTCACTAATAAGTGGCAGTGGCTGGATTCTAACCAAGTCGGTTGAGCCTCTAGCCCCACATCAAGCATTCTGCCTTATTCGCCCTAGGGTACCAAGAGGCTCCCAGACTCCCTGGCTGTGCAGAGCAGCTTCCTAGCTGTTTTCTCAACGCCAGTCCCTTTCCTTGGGTCTTCCTCTTACAATACTGTTGAAATAGTAAGCTCAAACTTGGTTTTAGTCTCAACTAAGAAAGACTTGAATTGCACATTTTGGAGCTGGAAAGTCACATTCTTCCTGACTGAAAATGCCAGTTGCCTCTTCCAGGTCCCCCTCTCAGCACCTGCCTGAGGCTGCAGTGCCACTAGTTTATACATGGGAAAACGGTTTCTAGAAacgatttatttttattttgaggcgatggggtctcgctctgtcacccagggtggagtgcagtggcaccatattggttcactgcagcctctgcctctcaggcttaagagaccctcccacctcagcctttcaaatagctgggaccacagatgtgtgccaccatatccagctaatttcttgatttttggtagagagggggttttaccatgttgcccagactagactcaaaactcctgagctcagacaattcacctgccttggcctcccaaagtgctggaattacaggcatgagcctctgtgcccagcctctagaAATGATTTCTAATGTATGTGGCTGCAACTAGAACTGGGCCCAGTTTCTGAATAGAATCGGGCATGGGTGTCAACAGCAATACACTTTTAAAAGTCGGGAACAAAGAAAGTAAACAGCTGGTAGAAGGCTCCTTGCTCAGCTACACTTAACGAGGCCTCCTTTTATCACTTCTTTGCCTTTTGGCTAAGTTCAagaagaccaggcacagtggctcctgcctgtaatcttagcactttgggaggccaaggcaggaggattgcttgagcctaggagttcaagaccagctggggcaacataacaggacctcatctctatttaaaaaaaaaaaataaaagaaggaaaaaatgggggaaaagtgttcttttcagataaaaataaggttaaagaacaaaacaaaaaccaacttgAATAATTAAGCATTCAGGAAAACGTATCTAAGGCCAGATAGAGTGGCAGAGTGAAGACATTCATGTTTTTATCCTGGTATTCAGAAGGTAATATTCGGAAACTTCTTATACCGTGTTCCCACATTTCTGATGAAAAGCCAAAAATTGTTTTCGTTATTCCCTTaccagagaaagcagaaaatagcTCCAATATCTTTTATGGATTGAAATTAAAGATCTGAAGGTGAATCTTCCTATTATTTTGCTATTCAGTATAACAAACATTgtagaagacatttaaaaactatCACTAGTTTGTAATTAAATCCTTACTATCTTTAAagagaaacaatattttttaaagataaataattgggccgggcgcggtggctcaagcctgtaatcccagcactttgggaggccgaggcgggtggatcacaaggtcaagagatcaagaccatcctggtcaacaaggtgaaaccccgtctctactaaaaatacaaaaggttagctgggcatggtggtgcgtgcctgtaatcccagctactcaggaggctgagacgggagaattacctgaacccaggaggcggaggttgcggtgagccgagatcgcgccattgcactccagcctgggtaacaagagcgaaactccgtctcaaaaaaaaaaaaaaaaagataaataattgaaaagttttttgtttttttttagtttctttttttggggggaactTCATATTGTGCTTTCTTGTTAATCGCCAGAAGTTGGTTGGCCTTTTCAGTCATGCATCAGAGCATATTACCCAATAAACCATTGTCCCTCCTGGTGTATGGTTTCCAGGGCCAACAGAGCAGGCAGAATGAGAGAGAAGTAACTGCctaaagtttggaaaactttttattttgaaataacttcagACTTTGAAAAAAAGTTGAAGGAATAGTGTAGTAGAACAACTCCTGTATACCTTTACCCAGATTCATCAGGTTTAAAATTTTGGAACCTTTGCcctggggggtgtgtgtgtgtacacatacacgtATGTACTCACAGGTATGCATGTACACATTTTTTCTTCTGGACCATTTTGAGAGTAAGTCTCCTATATCTTGTTCCtctaacccttttttttttttttttttttttttgggagacaaagtctcactgtgttgcccaagctggagtgaagtgacgtgatctcagcttactgcaatctccactctctgcctcctgggttcaagtgtttatactgcctcagcctcctgagtagctgagattacaggcatgctccaccatgcccagctaatttttttatttttagtagagatggagtttcaccatgttggccaccatgttggtcttgaacgcctgaccttgtgatctgcccgccttggcctcccacaagtgctggaattacaggcatgagccaccacacctggcccatctaACCATTAATACTAATACTTAAGGGAAAATACCTaagaacaaggacattctcttacATAATCACAGGACAGTTATCCTGTTTGATTAATTTAATGTAAGTACAATACTTTCATCTGTTCCACAGTTCCTAGTCTAACTTTGTCAGCTCTCCCAATAATGTAACTGACAGAATTTTATAATAGGCAGATTGAAAAAGGAGACCATCCCACTTCTAAAACAGTGAGAATGCTTCTGAATTCTCAGTTTGCTAGAAAATGAACCAGTTATCTATCTCTAAACGCcgcaaataatttataatcagCAGAAACATTAGAAACCCGACTTACCTCTGTGCTTCTGAGAAGTGGTGCTTCAGAGATGAAGGCAGCCAAGGTCATCAGTTAGTTTTTGATGTGAACTTTGGTGCTGGGCTGCCGCTGCatattttccaaagtaaataTGTCCCAATCCAAACACCAGGCAACTAGCTTGGTCAGCACAAACCCCCTCAGCCGTGCCTTTGATAACTGCAGAGTGGCTTGCAGCTCCTCATCTCCAGTTCTTACAGAGCTGATATTTGGGGTATGTAATGGTTACTGTTTTAGTGCGCACATACAGCCTCAGTGCAGGAGCAGCCCTTGCTGAGGTCACCACATAACCAAGGCGCTCATCAGGCTTCTGGGGACCAGGCTGCATTCAGGGTAGCTGAAAGTAGAGATCATGCGTCTGCCTCCAACTGTGTCCTCTCTTCTGGGATGGATGATCACAGCATCTGCCCTTCACCTGCTCTTCAGGGATGATATGGCTGGCTCAGCTACTAGGCGGGTGTCCCTATCCTTCCGAGAGCTTGTTGCTTAGTgaaaaatgggggagggaggatAAAATTAGGGGCGTACAGAACAAGGAATTCATGGCATGGACTTTTCTCCAGTCAAAGATTGCTGTGTGTGTTGCCAGTGGGTACAGCCCAGTACTCCTATCTGTTGTAGGACAGATAGGACTGTTACTGAGCAGTGCTTCCCAAACTCAGGGCCATTCCTGGAGATCTCTGGggctgtgatatatatatatatatatatatatatatatatatatatatatatatatagtgtgtgagagttttgctctgtcactcatactggagtgcagtggcacagtcttggctcactccaacctctttctcctgagttcaagcgattctcctacctcaacttcttgagtagcttggattacaggtgcatgccaccacacccagctaatgtttgtatttttagtggagatgcggtttcaccacttaggccaggctggtctcaaacccctggcctcaagtggtctacctaccttggccttccaaagtgctgggattacaggcgtgagccaccatacctggccctatttttttttttttttttttttttttgagacagagtctcactctgtcacccaggctagagtgcagtggtatgatcttggctcattgcagcctcagcctcccaagctcaagcaatcttcctcgCCTCAGCCCCGCAAATAGCTGGGaaatacaagtacacaccaccatgtctggctaactgaatttttttgtagaggcagggtctcactgtgttgcccagactggccttgaactcctggagtcaagtggtcctcctgccccagccttgcaaagtgctggtattacaggcatgagccattatgcctggccttataatttgttttttaatttgtgcttttaattttatgatcTGTAAAGTTTTAAGAATATTCTGGATTGTCTGGAAGATCAGCTTATCACAGAGACTGCTCCTTGAGAGCGTGTTTGGGAGTGTCGGCACCCAGAGTCTATCTGAAGGGAGAATGTGACTAGGAAAATCTGTGGGTGTGTGAGGGCCCCGTGCATTGCTCCATTTGAGAAATTCTAGCGTGTAAAGGGTCATTGTGTTTAGGACACAGACTGGTGGCTGTGTCTGAGTCCGGTTTTGCACTTTAGCTTTGGTCAGAGCTGTCTTCTCAGAGCCTTCATCTGTCACATCTATACTGAGTCTTCAGTGTGGCACTATCTCTCTGGCTTAGAGTGACTGCTGCCTGTGCCTACACTCTTCCTGGGGCCAGCTCCCTCATTATCTGTCTTATTCTCACACGTGCCAAGCCCGGCCTCAGCACAGCCCTGGCACTTGCTGTCATTTCTGCTCAGGGCGTCTTCCCTGCAGACCAGCAGGTGACCACTGTTATCACTGTTTGCTCTTGGTTTCACTGGGGCGTCCCCAGCTACCCTGGCTGAAATTGCCCCTTGGCCTCCAGCTCTCAGTGTTCTGCTCTCTGAAATGAGGTGACAGTTAACACCTACTGCACAAGgtcattgtgaaaattaaatgagataatgaatgtgCGGAAAATACTAGAGTGGTGCCTGGCATTCAGGAAATGTTATTCCTCATCGTTTCATAGTGTACATATCTATTCACAGAAATGGTCTGGGAGG
Proteins encoded:
- the SERPIND1 gene encoding heparin cofactor 2 — encoded protein: MKHLFHSLLIFLIITSAWGGSKGLLNQLEKEEKTAQPEDLQWKQLNNKNQSTPLFPADFHKENTVTNDWIPEGEEDDDYLDLEKILSEDDDYIDIIDSLSVSPTDSEASAGNILQLFHGKSRIQRLNILNAKFAFNLYRVLKDQVKTFNNIFIAPVGISTAMGMISLGLKGETHEQVHSILHFKDFVNASNKYEIMTIHNLFRKLTHRLFRRNFGYTLRSVNDLYVQKQFPILADFKTKVREYYFAEAQVANFSDPVFISKTNNHIMKLTKGLIKDALENIDPATQMMILNCIYFKGSWVNKFPVEMTHNHNFRLNEQQVVKVPMMQTKGNFLAANDQELDCDILQLEYVGGISMLIVVPHKLSGMKTLEAQLTPQVVERWQKSMTNRTREVLLPKFKLEKNYNLVEPLKLMGITTLFDQNGNMAGISDQRIAIDLFKHQGTITVNEEGTQAAAVTTVGFMPLSTQVRFTVDRPFLFLIYEHRTSCLLFMGRVVNPSRS